One segment of Plasmodium vivax chromosome 14, whole genome shotgun sequence DNA contains the following:
- a CDS encoding hypothetical protein, conserved (encoded by transcript PVX_101270A), with protein sequence MTQIGSPQKDPHLNTVIRPPLKIAQGGKDKRGGVPFLVSSKNGDIQKNSEDGKKKTGHLEQCQEQEVIQEQEVFQERVGVPPRDEREKYNEFFEAKMYLPPLRASKRELNFFFKILSNAMEKNNKSNIYISLMDILCKNFPSYIGLFAHLWFQCKVLLAEKLILIEFFRQLKINSEIINHFFNYGYDSFETILSITPQDLANVQEFNKVTWLPGHTFRLKMIFSQIEKYFNLFIQQNDDYVQKIKKFILSKRRRTELTLQLSLERQQNDRGQCPMYGPHVGNNTNLPLPPEGTQDVNIITYQQYVSDSPGKPLCLNKFENYEQVRKKNSPFSLNLKCVQGVGRNKTGEPPRGVKSKVSILITSPEGAKIYRFVAILLIYNLVKREAEGESSLEGIHHVDHDAIKEVLNFPIVSIGKSCNAVLNNDGTRRDLSEMFQSVVKEFPKCKINQQEFHQLNKSVKNLNIVFTPSKANSVTLHRELTAHLAKHKGEGPLNAENIIWVASSISESNFDHKKSEFTPLGKKREEEKNRLTITRINCYDTKKVTYNKNQIEIRRNSIICLMSNSTVASFFQNFGNDFAATLCMGRNSSMLAKKLNFKQVLYPEDSKMESFLIMLIKLHNELGERFGTQHDVVLTRERGKNGQLGRALTEQRIPYRVVPCIRTHYHGQGIRSLYSILSSQVYGKKKRGGVNNSPRHPSLQNIARTNRHT encoded by the exons aaaatggggatattcaaaaaaacagtgaagatgggaaaaaaaaaacgggccATTTGGAACAATGCCAAGAACAAGAGGTAATCCAAGAACAAGAGGTATTTCAAGAACGAGTGGGGGTACCCCCCCGGGATGAGCGCGAAAAGTACAACGAATTCTTCGAGGCCAAAATGTACCTGCCTCCACTCCGCGCCAGCAAAAGAGAactaaatttctttttcaaaattttgtccAACgcaatggaaaaaaataacaaaagcAACATCTACATAAGTCTGATGGACATCCTGTGCAAAAACTTCCCGTCGTACATCGGGCTATTTGCACACTTGTGGTTTCAGTGCAAAGTGCTACTGGCggagaaattaattttaattgaaTTTTTCAGGcagctaaaaataaattcagaaataattaaccatttttttaattacggCTATGACTCCTTCGAAACGATATTGTCAATCACGCCACAGGACTTGGCAAACGTTCAGGAGTTTAACAAAGTCACCTGGCTTCCGGGACATACGTTTCgcttaaaaatgattttctcTCAAAttgagaaatattttaatttgttcattcAACAGAACGATGATTATGTgcagaaaattaaaaagtttattttaagcaaaaggagaagaacggAACTGACTCTGCAGTTGTCCCTGGAGCGGCAACAGAACGACCGCGGCCAGTGCCCCATGTACGGCCCGCACGTGGGGAACAATACCAacctgccgctcccccccgaaGGGACCCAAGATGTCAACATAATTACCTACCAACAATAT GTCAGTGACTCCCCGGGAAAACCCCTTTGCCTGAACAAATtcgaaaattatgaacaggtcagaaaaaaaaactcccccttttctcttaatttaaaatgtgtgcaaGGAGTAGGCAGAAATAAAACAGGGGAGCCTCCCCGGGGGGTTAAATCAAAAGTGTCCATTCTGATTACCTCTCCGGAGGGCGCCAAGATTTACAGATTTGTCGCCATCCTGCTCATCTACAATTtggtaaaaagggaagcggaaGGAGAATCCTCCTTGGAGGGCATCCACCACGTGGATCACGACGCAATAAAGGAAGTCCTGAACTTCCCCATCGTGTCCATCGGCAAATCCTGCAACGCTGTGCTCAACAATGATGGCACGAGAAGGGACCTCTCCGAAATGTTCCAGAGTGTAGTGAAAGAATTCCCCAAGTGCAAAATAAATCAGCAGGAGTTTCACCAACTTAacaaaagtgttaaaaatttgaacatcGTCTTCACCCCCAGCAAGGCCAATTCGGTAACCCTGCACAGGGAATTAACTGCCCATTTGGCGAAGCACAAAGGGGAGGGGCCCCTCAACGCGGAGAACATCATATGGGTTGCCTCATCCATTAGCGAGTCCAATTTTGACCACAAAAAAAGTGAGTTCACCCCGTTGGGCAAGAAAcgcgaagaggaaaagaaccGCTTAACCATCACACGAATCAACTGCTACGACACGAAAAAAGTTACATACAATAAAAACCAAATTGAGATTCGCAGAAACTCCATTATATGCCTCATGAGCAACAGCACAGtggcttcctttttccaaaattttggaaacgATTTCGCCGCCACCCTCTGCATGGGAAGAAATTCATCCATGCTCGCAAAAAAACTAAATTTCAAACAGGTCCTTTATCCGGAAGACTCAAAAATGGAGTCCTTTCTGATCATGTTAATAAAGTTGCACAACGAATTAGGGGAAAGATTCGGCACCCAGCACGATGTTGTGCTGACGCGAGAGAGAGGCAAAAATGGCCAATTGGGGAGAGCCCTCACTGAGCAGCGCATTCCCTACCGAGTTGTGCCATGCATAAGGACACACTACCACGGCCAGGGGATTCGCTCGCTTTACTCCATCCTCTCATCGCAGGTgtacgggaaaaaaaaaagggggggcgtTAATAATTCACCACGCCACCCCTCTTTACAAAATATTGCGCGCACAAATAGGCACACATAG
- a CDS encoding cyclin g-associated kinase, putative (encoded by transcript PVX_101265A) yields the protein MLKLRSICTTLIGGKVYDINGKTIREEKLLSEGAYSFVYLAKDLNTNKTYTIKKTICQDKEKLEMAQKEIHILKSLPPHKNIVQYFGSTVISENSHKIVIMLMEFCERGNLLTIFEKNKDKIKENHIVKIVKDITKGLNFLHTQEIPIIHRDIKLENILCDKNGVYKICDFCSHSVSNSFFPNDLTKNSLNILKEEIERDTTLIYRPPELIDLYANREISSKVDLWMVGCILYLLLFKVHPFQNDQNSLLSIINGSFTIPYHSKYSKRIISILLLTLNKNPQKRLDSTTLLFILENYADLKLWFMHIPSDVKKMVNQIFEKINELNLNNKRNEMIEISNDRILDVKISSHKYETQVPKSAPPSPFFKFFAPNARAQDPFRRKQPSSAAQPGGASKPDGAAAQPDSTSTQPNGAATQPDSAASQPDSAASQPNGAAAPPDGPPKEAQLISIGSAESAAVLGAAAQSELHADLLNLSAGAAQAEEQEQEGGTQDASWENNSILKDLTLDSEMNMFGFDSGFGSGCGSESGDALSRPGGRPIANQAANQAANQAAVPTANRSANRSGDPKAEPSQGRTHFNEFFDPWSAAKGHNWPVAPSGKEAHDELPEGTQYDLFEKDLANFKNVNLFKDAANNEPFKYTPSLDEINFTRNSVEVTNDSLHSIKNYDDLENVGNCFPSYDPVSFGKEVEVSFSTDADVLSEAPNDPPGKFIASDKSDKFSELLEEFQKCSI from the coding sequence ATGCTCAAGCTGAGGAGCATCTGCACGACGCTGATCGGGGGGAAGGTGTACGACATCAACGGGAAGACGATCCgggaggagaagctgctGTCCGAGGGGGCCTACTCCTTCGTGTACCTGGCCAAAGACCTGAACACGAACAAAACGTACACGATAAAGAAGACCATCTGCCAAGATAAAGAGAAGCTAGAAATGGCCCAAAAGGAAATTCACATTTTGAAAAGTTTACCCCCACATAAAAACATCGTGCAGTATTTTGGATCCACCGTTATAAGCGAAAACAGCCACAAAATTGTGATCATGTTGATGGAGTTTTGCGAAAGAGGAAACCTCCTGAccatttttgaaaagaacaaagacaagataaaagaaaaccatatagtaaaaattgtgaaggaTATAACCAAAGGGTTAAATTTTCTACACACACAGGAAATTCCAATCATCCATAGGGATATAAAATTGGAGAATATCCTCTGCGATAAGAATGGGGTGTATAAAATCTGTGACTTCTGTTCCCATAGTGTCTCCAATTCTTTCTTCCCAAAcgatttaacaaaaaattctttaaatatTCTAAAGGAGGAAATCGAAAGAGACACAACGTTGATATATAGGCCTCCAGAATTGATAGACCTCTATGCTAATAGAGAAATTTCTTCTAAAGTGGACCTTTGGATGGTTGGCTGCATTTTGtaccttctcctttttaaagtGCACCCTTTTCAGAATGACCAGAACAGCTTACTCTCCATAATCAATGGGAGCTTTACCATTCCCTATCACTCTAAGTACTCCAAGAGAAtcatctccattttgcttctaACGCTGAATAAGAACCCACAGAAGCGGTTGGATTCTACGACccttttgttcattttggaaaactacGCAGACTTGAAACTGTGGTTCATGCACATCCCCAGTGATGTGAAGAAGATGGTGAATCAAATTTTTGAGAAAATCAATGAACTCAATTTGAACAATAAGCGAAACGAGATGATCGAAATTAGCAACGACCGGATTTTGGATGTCAAGATCTCCTCGCACAAGTACGAGACGCAGGTGCCCAAGAGCGCCCCCCCCAGCCCCTTCTTCAAGTTCTTCGCCCCTAACGCACGCGCGCAGGACCCCTTCAGGAGGAAGCAGCCGAGTAGTGCGGCCCAGCCGGGTGGTGCTTCGAAGCCGGATGGGGCAGCGGCCCAGCCGGATAGTACCTCCACCCAACCGAATGGTGCTGCCACCCAACCGGATAGTGCCGCTTCTCAGCCCGATAGTGCCGCTTCCCAACCGAATGGTGCCGCCGCTCCACCGGATGGCCCCCCCAAGGAAGCCCAACTGATCAGCATCGGAAGCGCGGAGAGCGCGGCCGTCCTGGGGGCCGCCGCCCAGAGCGAGTTGCACGCGGATTTGCTCAACCTGAGCGCGGGCGCCGCCCAAGCGGAGGAACAGGAGCAGGAGGGCGGCACCCAAGACGCGAGCTGGGAGAACAACAGCATCCTGAAGGACCTCACTCTGGATAGCGAGATGAACATGTTCGGCTTCGACAGCGGGTTTGGGAGCGGCTGCGGCAGCGAGAGCGGGGATGCGCTCTCAAGGCCAGGCGGGAGGCCAATCGCAAACCAGGCCGCGAACCAGGCCGCAAACCAAGCCGCCGTTCCAACCGCGAACCGAAGCGCTAACCGAAGCGGAGACCCCAAGGCAGAACCCAGTCAGGGCCGAACCCACTTCAACGAATTCTTCGACCCCTGGAGCGCCGCCAAGGGGCACAACTGGCCCGTCGCGCCAAGCGGAAAAGAGGCGCACGATGAACTCCCAGAAGGAACCCAATACGACCTGTTCGAAAAGGACCTAGCCAATTTTAAGAACGTGAACCTTTTTAAGGACGCTGCAAATAATGAGCCCTTTAAATACACACCCAGCTTGGACGAAATAAACTTCACAAGGAACAGCGTGGAGGTGACGAATGACTCTCTCCACAGCATAAAGAATTACGACGATTTAGAGAACGTGGGAAATTGTTTTCCCAGCTATGACCCAGTCAGTTTTGGGAAGGAGGTGGAGGTGTCCTTCAGCACGGACGCAGACGTGTTGAGCGAGGCCCCCAATGACCCCCCGGGCAAGTTCATTGCGTCGGATAAGAGTGACAAGTTTTCGGAGCTCCTGGAGGAGTTCCAGAAGTGTTCCATTTGA